In the genome of Limnobaculum zhutongyuii, one region contains:
- the cutC gene encoding copper homeostasis protein CutC, which translates to MSKLEVCCYSADCAIKAERAGADRIELCAGKQEGGITPSIGMLDWVSHQVSIPVHPIVRPRGGDFCYSESEFAIIKRDIDQIRDLGFPGIVIGILTEDGHIDVERMQQILRQTAGMSITFHRAFDMCANPLLALSQLTDLGVDRILTSGQQQTAEVGLPLIRTLIQQSQRPVIMPGGGIRLTNIHKFIEAGVQEIHTSACQTIPSCMRYRKAGVNMNTDSEADEFAQFQVDSDMVAAMKEVFAPSVVRFRQQVG; encoded by the coding sequence ATGTCAAAACTGGAGGTGTGTTGTTATAGCGCCGATTGTGCCATAAAGGCCGAACGCGCTGGCGCGGATCGCATAGAACTTTGTGCAGGCAAGCAAGAAGGGGGAATTACGCCGAGTATCGGCATGCTTGACTGGGTTTCTCATCAGGTTTCTATTCCGGTTCATCCGATTGTACGCCCGAGAGGAGGGGATTTTTGTTATAGCGAAAGTGAGTTTGCCATTATTAAGCGAGATATTGACCAGATCCGTGACCTTGGTTTCCCCGGTATCGTGATTGGGATCCTGACGGAAGACGGTCATATTGATGTTGAGCGTATGCAACAAATCCTTCGCCAGACAGCAGGAATGTCTATTACTTTTCATCGGGCGTTTGATATGTGTGCTAATCCGTTACTGGCCCTGAGCCAACTGACAGATTTGGGAGTGGACCGTATTCTGACGTCGGGACAACAGCAAACCGCTGAGGTTGGATTGCCTTTAATCCGTACTCTGATTCAACAAAGCCAACGACCCGTTATTATGCCCGGTGGTGGTATTCGTTTGACGAATATTCATAAGTTTATTGAAGCTGGGGTTCAGGAAATTCATACTTCTGCCTGTCAAACTATTCCTTCCTGTATGCGTTATCGTAAGGCGGGCGTAAATATGAATACCGATAGCGAAGCGGATGAATTTGCGCAGTTTCAGGTTGATAGCGATATGGTGGCTGCCATGAAGGAGGTATTCGCTCCCAGCGTAGTCAGGTTTCGTCAGCAGGTAGGGTAA
- a CDS encoding MalY/PatB family protein → MASNFDLYVERHHTDSDKWHKYEDKEIIPLWVADSDFKSPPAVIEALQKRIAHGVFGYGYPSPELVEVFIQRMKLRYQWDVKPEWLVFLPGLVCGLNLCVRALTTPEQGTIAPHPIYPPFMKAARFANRNQISAPVKLQNKRWVLDLEATENQLSGTEKLLLLCNPQNPGGTIYRRHELAAQLDFAQRHNLIVCSDEIHCDLLLDEGLEHIPFASLSEDAAQRSVTLMSPSKTFNIAGLGASIAVIPNAALRHRFTEARAGIVPSVDILAYVAATAAYKGGDEWLAEQLTYLRGNRDLVMERINAIPGLKLMPVEATYLAWIDASGLAVSNPHAFFEQAGVGLSPGSDFGNPNFVRLNFGCQRALLEQALTRMANAVATLPALA, encoded by the coding sequence ATGGCATCTAATTTTGATCTGTATGTGGAGCGACATCACACCGATAGTGATAAGTGGCACAAATATGAAGATAAAGAGATTATTCCCCTATGGGTTGCGGATAGTGACTTTAAATCTCCTCCCGCTGTTATTGAAGCCCTGCAAAAACGTATAGCTCATGGGGTATTTGGTTATGGCTACCCTTCACCTGAGTTGGTTGAGGTGTTCATTCAGCGCATGAAGCTGCGCTATCAATGGGATGTAAAACCAGAGTGGCTGGTTTTTCTGCCGGGCCTGGTGTGTGGATTAAACTTATGCGTTCGGGCATTAACCACGCCGGAACAGGGAACGATTGCACCCCACCCAATTTATCCTCCATTTATGAAAGCTGCCCGATTTGCTAACCGCAATCAGATTTCTGCCCCTGTTAAGTTACAAAATAAGCGTTGGGTGTTAGATCTGGAGGCGACTGAAAATCAACTATCTGGCACTGAAAAACTGTTGCTGTTATGTAATCCGCAAAACCCGGGTGGTACTATTTATCGCCGCCATGAGTTAGCAGCTCAGCTTGATTTCGCCCAGCGACATAACCTGATTGTCTGTTCAGATGAAATCCACTGTGATCTTCTGTTGGATGAAGGTTTGGAACATATTCCCTTCGCCTCCCTTAGCGAAGATGCAGCTCAACGTTCCGTAACATTAATGTCTCCCTCTAAAACCTTTAATATTGCCGGATTGGGTGCATCAATTGCCGTTATTCCAAATGCAGCACTGCGACATCGCTTTACTGAAGCACGGGCGGGTATTGTTCCCAGCGTTGACATTCTGGCTTATGTTGCTGCAACTGCTGCCTACAAAGGCGGGGATGAATGGCTCGCAGAGCAATTAACCTATCTGCGTGGTAACCGGGATCTGGTGATGGAAAGAATCAATGCAATTCCCGGACTAAAACTGATGCCGGTTGAAGCTACGTATCTGGCCTGGATTGACGCGTCAGGATTAGCAGTGTCTAATCCGCATGCCTTCTTTGAACAGGCTGGTGTGGGGTTATCGCCAGGCAGTGACTTTGGTAATCCAAACTTTGTTCGTTTGAATTTTGGCTGCCAGCGAGCGTTACTGGAACAGGCGCTAACTCGTATGGCAAACGCTGTAGCTACCTTACCCGCCTTAGCCTGA
- a CDS encoding VOC family protein produces MPSFKDIAELSDLHQSLPTFVDKLHQLLTRLELSLETYSADHISVRCFQKATADRWRQGLMQCGELMSEKIINGRPICLFNLDEPLQVGQWQIDCIELPYPGDKLYPQEDWEHVEWVIPGEVENFHQTALSLFSDDILLMPQLKLKFSNPAGEGERLPNPTLAVTDNGVTVKFHPYSIQEVVKSES; encoded by the coding sequence GTGCCATCATTTAAGGATATTGCAGAACTGAGTGACTTACATCAGAGCTTACCGACGTTTGTTGATAAATTGCATCAATTGCTTACGCGGCTGGAACTATCGCTGGAAACTTATTCTGCGGATCATATTTCCGTTCGCTGTTTTCAGAAAGCTACTGCCGATCGCTGGCGCCAGGGATTAATGCAGTGTGGTGAACTGATGTCTGAAAAGATAATTAATGGTCGCCCTATCTGTTTGTTCAATTTGGATGAACCGTTACAGGTTGGTCAATGGCAAATTGACTGCATTGAATTGCCCTACCCGGGAGATAAGCTTTATCCGCAAGAAGATTGGGAACACGTAGAATGGGTGATACCCGGTGAGGTAGAAAATTTCCATCAAACTGCGCTGTCTCTGTTTTCAGACGATATTTTGTTGATGCCGCAGCTAAAACTAAAATTCAGTAATCCTGCAGGAGAAGGGGAAAGGTTGCCTAATCCAACGCTGGCGGTAACCGACAATGGGGTAACCGTTAAGTTTCACCCATACAGTATTCAGGAAGTGGTTAAAAGTGAAAGCTAA
- a CDS encoding IclR family transcriptional regulator — protein sequence MQEITTKTPAIDKTTRILKYVSTQGSVTFSQIHQTLDLAQSSTATLLNSLVAHGFLRQEKGRYYLGLTLFELGIRAIESFDIRDLAIAPMTFLRDSTGLACHLGVLDNTSAIYLAKIESPGAIVVRSWLGKRLSLHSSSLGKCLLAWLPEAEIDRLLPEESLEVKTKTTITTRSAFKAELATVRRQGWAFDNEEDYDGVSCISAPVFDRNNKVIAAISMSGVSFQVPEEKIPEFVELVKTAANMLSESIR from the coding sequence ATGCAAGAGATTACGACCAAAACACCGGCCATTGATAAAACGACCCGCATTTTGAAATATGTCTCTACTCAAGGCAGCGTCACCTTTAGCCAAATTCATCAAACGCTGGATCTGGCGCAAAGCTCAACGGCTACATTACTGAATAGTCTGGTAGCCCATGGTTTTTTACGTCAGGAAAAAGGTCGCTACTATTTAGGTTTGACGCTGTTTGAATTGGGTATTCGGGCCATTGAAAGCTTTGATATTCGGGATTTGGCTATTGCTCCAATGACTTTTTTGCGTGACAGCACAGGCCTGGCCTGCCATCTGGGTGTTCTGGATAATACGTCTGCGATTTATCTGGCAAAAATTGAAAGCCCGGGAGCTATAGTTGTACGAAGCTGGCTGGGAAAGCGCCTGTCATTGCATAGTTCCAGTCTGGGAAAATGTCTTCTGGCCTGGCTGCCAGAGGCTGAAATCGATCGTTTGCTGCCTGAAGAATCGTTAGAAGTAAAAACTAAAACTACTATCACAACCCGCAGTGCATTTAAAGCAGAATTAGCCACAGTTCGTCGGCAAGGCTGGGCATTTGACAACGAAGAGGATTATGACGGCGTAAGCTGCATCTCCGCCCCGGTATTTGATCGAAATAATAAAGTCATTGCTGCGATTAGTATGTCTGGCGTTAGTTTTCAGGTCCCTGAAGAAAAAATCCCTGAATTCGTTGAATTAGTAAAAACGGCAGCCAATATGCTGTCAGAATCTATTCGTTAA
- a CDS encoding dihydrodipicolinate synthase family protein, translated as MSNKALFSGAWCPSVIPFKTSGEIDYDALQKHFDRLAASGTDGILLMGTIGEFVTMNLSERENLLKKARKMTKLPMIAHVSTTCVDDMVHLADIAYAEGYEAVMALPHYYYAQTPKQLYEYFIDLNNRFKGKWLIYNFPARTGCDVDAALVLKLAKECPNFVGIKDTVDCSSHTRLIVRALAPVRKDFSIFAGYDEYFVPNLMNGGAGVLSGLNNVVPELFTKIKVAYQANDLAKVAALHEEIGRLSGIYAIGDDFVTTIKTTVARKYKYLEPISRNYGGKLNPEQLAAVDTLFDIK; from the coding sequence ATGAGTAATAAAGCCCTGTTTTCCGGTGCCTGGTGCCCTTCTGTCATACCCTTCAAAACCAGCGGTGAAATCGATTATGATGCACTTCAAAAGCACTTCGATCGTCTGGCAGCTTCAGGAACTGATGGTATCTTACTGATGGGAACCATTGGTGAGTTTGTTACCATGAATCTCAGCGAGCGTGAGAATTTACTGAAGAAAGCACGCAAAATGACTAAGCTGCCAATGATTGCCCATGTATCAACGACTTGTGTTGATGATATGGTACATCTGGCTGATATCGCTTACGCCGAAGGCTATGAAGCAGTAATGGCGTTACCTCACTATTATTACGCCCAAACGCCAAAACAGTTATATGAATATTTTATTGATCTAAACAATCGCTTTAAAGGAAAGTGGCTGATTTATAACTTCCCTGCCCGTACCGGTTGTGATGTAGATGCTGCATTAGTACTAAAGCTGGCTAAAGAATGTCCTAATTTTGTTGGTATCAAAGATACCGTCGACTGTTCTTCCCACACCCGCCTCATTGTTCGTGCTCTGGCACCAGTACGTAAAGACTTCTCAATATTTGCCGGTTATGACGAATACTTTGTACCAAATTTGATGAATGGTGGTGCTGGCGTACTTTCCGGTTTAAATAATGTAGTGCCTGAGCTGTTTACTAAAATTAAAGTGGCCTATCAGGCAAACGATCTTGCCAAAGTTGCTGCATTACATGAAGAGATTGGACGGTTATCCGGCATTTATGCAATTGGTGATGATTTTGTCACGACGATTAAAACTACCGTAGCCAGAAAATACAAATACCTTGAGCCCATTTCCCGTAATTATGGTGGTAAACTCAATCCAGAGCAGTTGGCCGCTGTTGATACGTTATTTGATATTAAATAA
- a CDS encoding IS1/IS1595 family N-terminal zinc-binding domain-containing protein — MAKYPKIYFLWFFRFLDNGMIEHILHCSCCFIEPKLKQERIMFKKKTPCRYCQDNQSVRKHGKGRAGYQRFYCVNCSRTFQVKYVYSAYYKNPEPVLS; from the coding sequence ATGGCTAAATATCCAAAAATATATTTCCTGTGGTTTTTTCGTTTTTTGGATAACGGAATGATTGAACATATATTACATTGTTCGTGTTGTTTCATTGAACCTAAACTAAAGCAGGAGCGCATTATGTTTAAAAAGAAGACGCCATGTCGTTATTGTCAGGATAATCAATCCGTCAGAAAACACGGAAAAGGACGTGCGGGTTATCAACGTTTTTATTGTGTAAATTGTAGTCGTACATTTCAGGTGAAATATGTCTACTCAGCTTATTATAAAAATCCAGAACCTGTTTTATCCTAA
- a CDS encoding helix-turn-helix domain-containing protein yields MSSSPIYQCNVYFGLDVARASDILYGGYFEHRLSSSAQLSLYHQRVMLNDIRLETGNYSFPIIARGCTPSDTICIGFMAHGSDVTRYNTVPIGTDEIQIYPEGSELLYQSSGSSRWVVYSVPHTILIQAILTYSGQDMTLSKENAISLKLPKGSIDSLLRQTNEVFTIAQNSSNSDCRRGNFNKIQEQLLASYSRIICDAMLESSIEKKSSVSQRHNNLILDSEYFVMSCDDVSASLINIAQRTGYSLRALELIFRNSVGMSPGKWFLNLRLNGTLRDFLMATPVSTVSGIATRWGFQHLSRFSEQYRKTFGEYPSHTLNRSKKRVEAVSFEREFDSQINS; encoded by the coding sequence ATGTCCTCATCACCAATTTATCAATGTAATGTCTATTTTGGGCTTGATGTCGCTCGGGCTTCAGATATTCTTTATGGGGGATATTTTGAGCATCGATTATCTTCTTCTGCTCAATTGAGTTTATATCACCAAAGAGTGATGTTAAACGATATCCGATTGGAAACGGGTAACTATAGTTTCCCTATTATTGCCAGAGGATGTACTCCTTCTGATACCATATGTATTGGTTTTATGGCCCATGGTAGTGATGTGACTCGTTATAATACAGTGCCAATCGGTACGGATGAAATACAAATTTATCCGGAAGGGTCGGAGTTATTATATCAATCATCCGGGTCATCGCGTTGGGTTGTCTATTCTGTTCCCCACACTATATTGATACAGGCAATCTTGACATATAGTGGTCAGGATATGACTCTATCGAAAGAGAATGCTATTTCTTTAAAATTACCGAAAGGAAGCATTGACAGTTTATTGAGACAAACCAATGAAGTTTTTACTATTGCCCAAAATAGCTCAAATTCTGATTGCCGACGAGGAAATTTCAACAAAATACAGGAGCAACTACTGGCTAGTTATAGTCGGATTATTTGTGACGCCATGTTGGAATCTTCCATTGAAAAAAAGAGTAGTGTATCTCAGCGCCATAATAATCTTATTTTGGATAGCGAATATTTCGTTATGTCCTGTGATGATGTAAGTGCCAGTTTGATCAATATAGCTCAACGGACAGGATATAGTTTGAGAGCACTTGAGCTTATTTTTCGTAATTCAGTCGGAATGTCTCCGGGAAAATGGTTTTTAAACCTGAGGTTAAACGGTACGTTACGCGATTTTTTGATGGCAACGCCAGTGAGTACCGTATCAGGCATTGCTACCCGCTGGGGATTCCAGCATCTTTCTCGCTTTTCTGAGCAATACCGTAAAACGTTTGGTGAATACCCAAGCCACACATTGAATCGGAGTAAAAAGAGAGTAGAAGCAGTTTCCTTCGAAAGGGAATTTGATAGTCAAATAAACTCCTAA
- a CDS encoding putative Se/S carrier-like protein yields MIKLKKKLNGWGVNFQVIDAPRTLSAECGMAVRFELVELRPYLTLINSQVKAVYQVTAEGYHVLWQDEQ; encoded by the coding sequence GTGATTAAGCTAAAAAAGAAGCTAAATGGCTGGGGGGTTAATTTTCAGGTCATTGATGCTCCCAGAACACTCTCGGCAGAGTGTGGCATGGCAGTACGTTTTGAGTTGGTTGAACTGCGCCCGTATTTAACCTTGATAAATTCGCAGGTTAAAGCTGTCTATCAGGTAACGGCAGAAGGTTATCATGTTTTGTGGCAAGATGAACAATAA
- the yedE gene encoding YedE family putative selenium transporter — translation MSRTWILIISGIVIGAIALTLAVAGNPPNMGVCVACFIRDSAGSLNLHSTATVQYLRPEIFGFVIGAFATALIFKEFKAKAGSAPIIRFTLGFLMMIGCLVFLGCPLRMVLRIGAGDLNAVIGLIGLVVGIGIGSLFLKKGFSLPRNYSQSSIEGILFPTTCIVLLMMFLWNSGIFSASEKGPGASHAPVWLSIIAGLVIGVVVQRTRFCFIGMAKNIFLSRNYNMALGVLALTLIVAAGNLYLDKFTLGFDNQPIAHTDGVWNFLSMMLVGLCGVFITGCPLRQLISAGQGSSDAAVSVLGMLIGAAFAHNFAFASSPAGPTENGKIIVIVGIILVLAIGVIYTVMIRKTLESAIDES, via the coding sequence ATGTCTAGAACATGGATATTAATTATCTCAGGTATTGTTATTGGTGCTATTGCATTAACGTTAGCCGTTGCAGGAAATCCACCCAATATGGGAGTCTGTGTCGCCTGTTTCATTCGTGATAGTGCCGGTAGCTTAAATCTTCATTCAACGGCTACGGTGCAATATCTGCGTCCGGAAATATTTGGTTTTGTTATTGGTGCTTTCGCGACGGCATTAATATTTAAAGAGTTCAAGGCTAAAGCTGGTTCAGCCCCGATTATTCGTTTCACTCTGGGTTTTCTGATGATGATCGGATGTCTGGTCTTTTTAGGCTGCCCATTACGCATGGTTTTACGTATTGGTGCCGGAGATTTAAATGCGGTGATTGGATTGATCGGACTGGTGGTGGGTATTGGTATTGGTAGCCTGTTCCTGAAAAAAGGATTCTCATTACCACGTAATTATAGCCAATCCTCTATTGAGGGTATTTTGTTTCCAACTACCTGTATTGTTTTATTGATGATGTTTTTGTGGAACAGCGGCATATTTAGCGCCAGTGAAAAAGGACCAGGAGCCAGTCATGCCCCAGTGTGGTTATCAATAATCGCTGGGCTGGTGATTGGTGTGGTTGTTCAACGTACGCGTTTTTGCTTTATTGGTATGGCGAAAAATATTTTTCTGTCGCGTAACTATAATATGGCATTGGGTGTTTTAGCCTTAACGCTGATTGTGGCTGCAGGTAATCTTTATCTGGATAAATTTACTCTGGGTTTTGATAACCAGCCAATTGCTCATACCGATGGAGTATGGAATTTCCTCTCAATGATGTTAGTTGGACTTTGTGGTGTGTTTATTACTGGTTGCCCATTACGTCAATTAATTAGTGCCGGGCAGGGAAGTTCTGATGCTGCAGTTAGCGTACTGGGAATGTTGATTGGCGCCGCATTTGCCCATAATTTTGCTTTTGCATCCAGTCCTGCAGGGCCAACAGAGAATGGGAAGATTATCGTTATTGTAGGTATTATTCTGGTATTAGCTATTGGTGTTATTTATACCGTAATGATACGTAAAACGCTGGAAAGTGCGATTGATGAGTCGTGA
- a CDS encoding IS1 family transposase produces the protein MKENLPVCHHCSKIDSVRKHGLARSGVQRYYCTSCKRTFQVRYIYLGNETNILRQVKTLLDEGKSRVEISQVLGVSQGIIDRHIYLITLDEEEKIGA, from the coding sequence ATGAAGGAAAATCTGCCTGTTTGTCACCACTGCAGTAAGATAGACAGCGTCCGCAAGCATGGATTAGCCCGCTCCGGGGTGCAGCGTTACTATTGCACATCCTGTAAAAGAACGTTTCAGGTTCGTTATATATATCTGGGAAATGAAACTAACATTCTGCGCCAGGTTAAGACCTTGTTGGACGAAGGAAAGAGCCGGGTAGAAATCAGCCAGGTATTAGGGGTCAGTCAGGGAATTATCGACCGTCACATATACTTAATTACGCTGGATGAAGAAGAAAAAATTGGGGCATAA
- a CDS encoding DUF1656 domain-containing protein, whose protein sequence is MDIGLINKNSALSDLVFGASLYFPPIFKALFLGFIIWLLVHRAIRDWLYSGDIWHPTLMDLSIFIIAVSGSMWMLTHW, encoded by the coding sequence GTGGATATTGGTTTAATAAATAAGAACAGTGCGTTATCCGACCTGGTGTTCGGTGCATCTCTCTACTTTCCCCCGATATTTAAAGCACTTTTTCTTGGTTTCATCATCTGGTTATTAGTTCACCGAGCCATTCGCGACTGGCTATATTCTGGCGATATCTGGCACCCCACCCTGATGGACCTCTCTATCTTTATTATTGCCGTCAGCGGCTCTATGTGGATGTTAACCCATTGGTAA
- a CDS encoding efflux RND transporter periplasmic adaptor subunit produces MKINVIKYFSTVIIFAIALSAGWWLWNYYMQSPWTRDAKVRAELVNITPEVSGKLTLVNAADNQMVKKGDLLFTLDPSAYQIEVDKAEGALAKALSDLGKANHEAERRGRLSGGVISKEELDDANLNVQAMQANYKAAQASLNQAKWNLSHTNIYAPTDGYLTNLQIRAGSYATSGTPLVALVDIHSFYIMGYFEETKLSHIRPGYAANITLYNGNTPLSGEVESIGRAISDQSVDGDVDMLMNVKPNVPWVRLAQRVPVRIKLTKVPDNVLLIAGTTCSVSIHQ; encoded by the coding sequence ATGAAGATTAATGTCATAAAATACTTCTCTACCGTCATCATTTTTGCCATTGCGTTAAGCGCCGGCTGGTGGCTATGGAATTACTATATGCAATCCCCCTGGACTCGTGATGCTAAAGTCAGGGCAGAGTTGGTTAATATTACGCCGGAAGTTTCAGGTAAACTGACGCTGGTTAATGCCGCTGATAACCAAATGGTTAAAAAAGGTGACTTATTGTTTACCCTTGACCCCAGCGCTTACCAAATTGAAGTTGATAAAGCCGAAGGGGCATTAGCAAAAGCACTGTCAGATTTAGGGAAAGCCAACCATGAAGCTGAACGTCGCGGTCGATTAAGTGGAGGTGTCATTTCTAAAGAAGAACTGGATGATGCCAATCTAAACGTCCAGGCTATGCAGGCAAACTATAAAGCCGCGCAAGCCAGCCTCAATCAGGCTAAGTGGAATCTCTCCCATACCAATATTTATGCCCCAACGGATGGTTATCTGACTAATTTGCAAATCCGTGCCGGAAGCTATGCAACATCTGGTACACCTTTAGTTGCGCTGGTCGACATTCACTCTTTTTACATAATGGGTTATTTTGAAGAAACCAAGTTAAGCCATATTAGACCCGGCTATGCTGCAAACATTACGCTGTATAACGGCAACACTCCGTTAAGTGGCGAAGTAGAAAGTATTGGTCGTGCAATTTCAGACCAAAGCGTCGATGGTGATGTAGATATGCTAATGAATGTTAAACCTAACGTTCCGTGGGTTCGTTTAGCTCAGCGAGTTCCCGTCAGAATAAAACTTACCAAAGTCCCTGATAACGTTTTGTTAATTGCCGGAACCACCTGCTCCGTTTCTATTCATCAATAG
- a CDS encoding FUSC family protein: MNISWLEWKNTPWRKATQAQWRYALRNAIAMCLALGVAFLLDLDAPYWAMTSAAVVSFPTIGGVISKSVGRILGSLLGALASMLIAGTCLNDPWLFTFAIAGWLSLCTYISNHYQNNVSYAFALAGYTAAIITFSLTDSTDSLQVFDTTQARVCEVVTGIICGAVMMMILPSTSDGSTLLDSLKKMHSRLLEHAESLWQAEITPQIRTSHEGIISQILTMNVLRIQAVWSHYRLRRRNNILNYMLHQQLRLTSVISGIRRLMINWPDRPENLSEVLHRLLAELGKPDTNKYRLARILQEIYPTDDSDFRHRTVWLRLRHFCWIYLQSSRWLLRLEASAPDSDLQPPKVKSIAQHTDSTEAAYNALRTFLCIVIGCAYWINTQWDAGASALTLTAISCVLYSATPSPINSVMTLIKAIVLLSIACYMVKFGLMIQIDDFWVFCAFLLPVLLTMQMLKLQHPRYASLWGQLIVFMGSFLTITNPPDYDFSRYINDDFGKLAGVILAGAAFQILRPSSDKVKSRRIIRALRRDFMGQLSQKPSQTESYFESMVYHRISQLIQSKDEQVRIWVLRWGVVLLNCSHVVWQLREWEARSDPLVVVREVCIRCLKGIMTEKGVQQRSLEVALEELLKMSTVLSRHHEASARELAGLIWRLYCSLSQLQQATSGMPGTLSEQTKPV; the protein is encoded by the coding sequence GTGAACATATCCTGGCTTGAATGGAAAAATACCCCCTGGAGGAAAGCGACTCAAGCACAGTGGCGTTATGCCTTACGTAATGCTATTGCCATGTGTCTGGCGCTTGGCGTTGCCTTTTTGCTGGATTTAGATGCTCCTTATTGGGCCATGACCTCCGCTGCGGTTGTCAGCTTTCCGACTATCGGTGGCGTTATCAGTAAAAGCGTTGGACGTATTCTGGGCAGCCTGCTGGGCGCTCTGGCCTCAATGCTCATTGCAGGCACATGTCTTAACGACCCCTGGCTATTTACTTTTGCCATTGCTGGCTGGTTATCCTTATGTACCTATATATCTAACCATTACCAGAACAATGTCTCATATGCTTTTGCTCTGGCTGGTTATACCGCGGCCATTATTACCTTCTCTCTGACGGACAGTACCGACTCTCTTCAGGTTTTTGATACCACCCAGGCCCGCGTATGTGAGGTCGTTACCGGGATTATCTGCGGTGCTGTCATGATGATGATTTTACCCAGTACTTCTGATGGTTCCACACTGCTGGACTCACTGAAAAAAATGCATAGCCGCCTGTTGGAACACGCGGAAAGCCTATGGCAGGCTGAAATTACCCCTCAAATACGAACCTCTCATGAAGGTATCATTAGCCAAATTCTGACCATGAACGTATTGAGAATTCAGGCGGTCTGGAGCCACTATCGCCTGCGTCGGCGGAATAATATTCTTAACTATATGCTGCACCAGCAATTGCGTCTTACCAGTGTCATTTCCGGTATTCGTCGTTTAATGATCAACTGGCCGGATCGACCTGAAAACCTGTCTGAAGTCCTGCATCGTTTACTTGCCGAGCTTGGTAAGCCCGATACTAATAAGTATCGTCTGGCCAGGATTTTGCAGGAAATCTATCCCACAGATGATAGTGACTTTCGCCATCGCACAGTCTGGTTACGATTGCGGCATTTTTGCTGGATCTATTTACAATCCAGCCGTTGGTTGCTTCGTCTGGAAGCTTCTGCTCCGGATAGTGACCTGCAACCACCTAAAGTCAAAAGTATCGCTCAGCATACCGATTCTACCGAAGCAGCTTATAATGCATTAAGAACGTTTTTATGTATTGTGATCGGCTGTGCCTATTGGATTAATACCCAATGGGATGCGGGCGCATCCGCATTAACGTTAACGGCTATCAGCTGTGTGCTCTATTCTGCCACGCCCTCGCCCATCAATAGCGTAATGACGTTGATTAAGGCCATCGTACTGCTTTCCATTGCCTGCTATATGGTTAAGTTTGGCCTGATGATTCAAATCGATGACTTCTGGGTATTTTGCGCCTTTTTACTTCCGGTATTGCTCACCATGCAGATGCTAAAGTTGCAGCATCCTCGTTATGCGTCGCTTTGGGGACAACTCATCGTTTTTATGGGGTCGTTCTTAACCATTACCAATCCACCAGATTATGACTTTAGCCGTTATATTAATGATGACTTTGGCAAACTGGCCGGGGTTATTCTTGCCGGTGCGGCTTTTCAAATATTAAGGCCAAGTTCTGATAAGGTGAAAAGTCGCCGAATTATTCGGGCGTTACGCCGTGACTTTATGGGACAGCTGAGTCAAAAACCTTCTCAAACCGAGAGCTATTTTGAGTCCATGGTTTATCATCGCATCAGTCAGTTAATCCAAAGCAAAGACGAGCAGGTTCGCATTTGGGTACTACGTTGGGGCGTTGTTTTGCTTAACTGTAGCCATGTTGTATGGCAACTGCGTGAATGGGAAGCTCGTTCAGATCCGTTAGTCGTGGTACGGGAAGTTTGTATTCGCTGTTTAAAAGGCATCATGACGGAAAAAGGCGTTCAACAACGCTCACTGGAAGTTGCATTAGAAGAGTTACTAAAAATGAGTACCGTTCTTTCCCGCCATCATGAGGCCTCTGCCAGAGAATTAGCGGGATTGATTTGGCGTCTTTACTGCTCCCTGTCTCAACTACAACAAGCCACCAGCGGTATGCCCGGCACTCTATCGGAACAAACTAAACCGGTCTGA